The genomic DNA cacAGGAACTAGGAATAGAAAAAGAACATCGCCAACTACCTAACAAAGTACAATGTCCCTACGTTAAATCGTCAGACAACTTGTGCATTCCATAGAGAATAACACTAATCGTCCAAAATCTGACGTCAAAGGGATATCAAAGTAAAATGctaataaaatatgttaaataaaGAAACCATAACAACAGAATCGATAACTAGCTTTAAATCCAACTCTGGGGCATGACATTGTAACCTTTGATTGGCATGGATGGATCAATATTAGCTATACCTTTCCCGGTGCTTGTCCTTGTACCACTACCGGAACCCGCAGTTAGCATTGCCATCAGACTTCCACCATGCACCCTACCTTCAGGAACAGCAACTGACATAGGAAAGTGACCACCTTCGTCAGCTGAGGCACGAGCACTTGCAAGTTCAAGTTGGTTCAATGGGGCAGCTGCAGTACCACTCCCTATTTTCATCATAGCAACTTCCATGTCTCTGTCAAAGAGTGACTGCCTTAGTTGATCTGGCTTGCTAGAACGAGGATCCGGAAGAGATCCCAAAGAGAGACCTCCATGAACCCTTCTATCATGCACTAGTCCACTATGAAGTGCACACAGACCTGTTTTCCCCCTTGCAAATGAAGTACAAGCACCATCTGGCTGGATGCCATATTCTGACCCAGGATGGCCCCACGAGCATCTCTTGCCTCCCCCATGTGCCTTGCAGAAGTCAGTACTACCTTGTGCACTCTTTCCACACCCTTCAGATTTGCATCTCTTGCCTCCCCCGTGGCGGACACAGTGATCAGTCCTTCCTCTGGCACTCTTTGTGCAGCCTGCTACAGCACACCTCTTTCCACCACCATGTGCCACACAAAAGTTGGTACCTCCATGAACACTTTTAGTGCAAATTCCACCACCCTGGTAGGTACAACGTTTGCCCCCACCATGGCCCTTACAAAAGGGGGTGCTCCCCTCAGCACCCTTAGTGCACCCTGGTGCTGTACACCGTTTCCCTCCACCATGTGCTTTGCAAAACATGGTGCTCCCTTGTGCCCCTTTTGTACACCCAGCAACTTGGCATCGACGTCCTCCGCCATGTGAGATGCAAAGACCTGATAGGCCTTCTGCACTCTTGGTACAATTTTCTCTCTGGCACCTCTTGCCACCACCATGTCGGATACACAGTCCAGATTTCCCTCTGGCAGCTCTAGAACAACCATCATGGCTGCATCTTCGGCCACCACCATGGGCAATACAGAAATCGGTCCGTCCTTCTGCACTCTTAGTGCAACCAAGGTATTCACATCGTCTGCCTCCTCCATGGGCCTTGCAGTACACGGTACGACCCTCAGCTCCTTTGTGGCAGCCAGGTTTCTGACACCTTCTACCACCACCATGAGATATACA from Medicago truncatula cultivar Jemalong A17 chromosome 8, MtrunA17r5.0-ANR, whole genome shotgun sequence includes the following:
- the LOC25502133 gene encoding uncharacterized protein → MESRFGHLGFPVNNSANAFKILGSSMQVEGSGVDYYGTDTMLRLDSPGTSIPSLKPSSRGLKRKWDLIDGCIDQTVGSSLSLGLGRSTSSSDSKGSSAVACTAMSSGKDVDEESSMDIGLDFTLNLGCEKVHSLKKSADSNMKASRFDLELSLSTRPCESDITSVHLNPSPLQLNMEMASVFSGTQNADEGSTSCSWIPGVVLPSLKASSNTDTSFLLNQAPKQFDHSPIVLDHSSTGPKSAVTCISGITHQQQPPHRHVNSKICQVEGCGKGARGASGRCISHGGGRRCQKPGCHKGAEGRTVYCKAHGGGRRCEYLGCTKSAEGRTDFCIAHGGGRRCSHDGCSRAARGKSGLCIRHGGGKRCQRENCTKSAEGLSGLCISHGGGRRCQVAGCTKGAQGSTMFCKAHGGGKRCTAPGCTKGAEGSTPFCKGHGGGKRCTYQGGGICTKSVHGGTNFCVAHGGGKRCAVAGCTKSARGRTDHCVRHGGGKRCKSEGCGKSAQGSTDFCKAHGGGKRCSWGHPGSEYGIQPDGACTSFARGKTGLCALHSGLVHDRRVHGGLSLGSLPDPRSSKPDQLRQSLFDRDMEVAMMKIGSGTAAAPLNQLELASARASADEGGHFPMSVAVPEGRVHGGSLMAMLTAGSGSGTRTSTGKGIANIDPSMPIKGYNVMPQSWI